In Camelus bactrianus isolate YW-2024 breed Bactrian camel chromosome 10, ASM4877302v1, whole genome shotgun sequence, a genomic segment contains:
- the CST6 gene encoding cystatin-M, with product MARPSLLLPLGLALLALCLLALPSDARPGDRKVGERQELSPSDPQVQKAVQVAVANYNMGSNSVYYFRDTNVLRAQSQLVAGVKYYLTVEMGSTACQKNAMAGDHIDLTICPLAAEAQQEKLRCDFEILMVPWQNSSRLLKHNCVPV from the exons ATGGCGCGTCCGAGCCTCCTGCTGCCGCTGGGGCTGGCCCTGCTCGCGCTCTGCCTCCTGGCGCTGCCCAGCGATGCCCGGCCAGGGGACCGCAAGGTCGGAGAACGCCAGGAACTGTCGCCCAGCGACCCGCAGGTGCAGAAGGCGGTGCAGGTGGCCGTGGCCAACTACAACATGGGCAGCAACAGCGTCTACTACTTCCGCGATACCAACGTCCTCCGGGCGCAGAGCCAG CTGGTGGCTGGCGTCAAGTACTACCTGACCGTGGAAATGGGAAGCACAGCCTGCCAGAAGAACGCAATGGCTGGAGACCACATAGACCTCACCATCTGCCCTCTGGCTGCAGAAGCACAGCAGGAG AAGCTGCGCTGTGACTTTGAGATCCTCATGGTTCCCTGGCAGAACTCCTCCCGCCTTCTGAAGCACAACTGTGTGCCTGTGTAG